AAATTATGGCTTCTTTAATACAAGCAAATATTATTCTTAAAATTGAAGCAcaacaagtaaaataaataaataaataaataaaaataatctaaacacTCTCTTTATAAATGTCAACCAGGATCACAGCACTCTAGCgcaaaagttttgttgttgttgttgttttgttttgttttttaatgatctgACAAATAAACGCAAACacatgtataaaaaaagaaaagcctaTAAGGATTCAAACTGgtggttttaatggtttaatctATAATACGAGATAACCTGCTAAACACAATGTGctctttttaaatgcatttcttcaACTTACTTGAAGAAATGTATTTACAAGGATGCagcagttttctttcaaatcaaagctaaatacatctAGAAAcggtgcatccttgtggcgcggatgatacagaagagcatacacagcaaacggtgatatggagagacacagaggagactgctgacaaaggaattgttgaataaagtcattatttttgttttattcgcttacaaaaactgttcccgtcgcttcatataatccagattgcacatctgatggcagatggagtattctgatgatgactttcataccttttatggatcttgacactgctatttacttggcattctatgggacagtcacaggcctcccggttttcatccaaaatatcttaaattgtgttccgaagacaaacggagcttttacgggtttggaacgacatgggggtaagtgattaatgacaaaatgtttattttggggtgaagtatccctttaatggtgcGCTGCAAATGTTGCATTTGACTAATAAGATAATTGGTTAAATGTGCCTGATGTTTTCTTTCTGCTAGTTTGTCTGGTTGATCTTatcagttttaacataaaatatccAATAACCaatgaaaacatataaataaataaataaataaatacatacatacatacatcatacAGCACCATTTAATGTAAACCACATTCTCACTTTCCTATTGGAATACaattggaataaaaataaaaaaaaaataaaaatgtgcattaagctacacacactttataaataatgtgtatatatatatatatatatatatatatatatatatatatatatatatatatatatatatatatatatatagtacattagtgcatatagtatatatatatatatataaatccagcATGctgaacagaaatataaaatttcctttgtcatctaaagtttgttcaaaaataacatttttaccaaaataaacTCTCATTCAAACAAATTCGCATTTGTCCTGTGCTGTCTgtgatgtttaaataaatatatccgATAAAGGTATAAAGAgcctgaactaaaaaaaaaaaaaaaacttgtgtgtattgttaaaaaaaaaaaatgaagagagcAACAAAAGTAATCTGGCTAGCCCGTTTGTGTAAGTCGTTTATCAGGGTCGGGCACTGGCACTGCCTGCAGCTATGAGTCGCCTGGAGGAAGATTCAGACCATCATCATCAAACTTCATCATAACAGCGCAGCTGCGCTCTGATGGAATAGATAGAGCCACATGAAATAGTGTTCTTCTTTAGTGTGAAATTATCACGTCTATTAATTCTCTTCCCCCcacccctctgtgtgtgtgtgtgtgtgtgtgtgtgtgtgtgtgtgtgtgtgtgtgtgtgtgtgtgtgtgtgtgtgtgtgtgtgtgtgtgtgtgtgtgtgtgtgtgtgtgtgcccttttCCATGAAAACATGCGATTCCCAAGGTAATGGGCCAACTTATTTTCATCACTGATTCACAGAAAAAGGTTCAAAGACagtaaaataacagcattcaaCAAGTcagtaaaataattcaataagcAATTTAACAAGAAACCAATCCTTCTCTCTacctacactacactacacacacacacacacacacacacacatatatagatatagatatagatatatgaatgaatgatgcatttatatagcgctttattgtgtgtgtgtgtgtgtgtgtgtgtgtgtgtgtgtgtgtgtgtgtgtgtgtgtgtgtgtgtgtgtgtgttatatatatatatatatatatatatatatatatatatatatattatatagtgtgtgtgtgtgtttatatatatatatatatatatacatatatattcgtATAAGTAGTAGTAGCAttatgtaattacatgcaggtaagTTAAAGTACAATGTACAACACTCACACGGTAAGTATTTAAATAGCCAGTTAAGACACCTAACAGAAAGTgtaccattaataataattataataataataataataataaaaataaaaatacatttttttctcaacaaaCTTGTGGGTAAGACTTAATGCAGGGGCTACAAATGTTTCATAAGTCGAAATAAACTGTGTAGACTGTGTAGCAAcagaatcatatttttaattctgaCTTTTCAGCGTTAATGCTTTACCTGAAAGTTGTCTTCTGTTTATTTGGTACAATTACTGGataaattatttatctatttatctgttttatttatttcatttatttatttgtttatttatttattttattgtattttattttttacggCACACTGTATGGCCATTGCATGTCCAATGACCTTCATAAAGGCCTGCCATTCGGAACTTTTCATAGTCATTCACATAACCAAATCAGTTCTTTAAAACGTGACATTATTTTGTCAGAGACGTGTCTTATTTCTGTCCCTTGACATTTCGAATTCTGAAGAGCAATTTTGCCTGTCGGATGCCAGttttaagtcatttatttatttatttatttttttcaagagcGTAAAATGATTGTTTGTTCactaaaatattcagttttaacGACTAAATATGTTGTTAtatctaaataattttattctagtcagtaatatctaatataataacatttaagtgTCAGATCAAGTAGAAATAGCCCATGACGTGCGGATAGTGTCGGCATTTGTTAAATATCACAAGATTTGGCTTTTGATAATTTCACTGTAATCGACTCAATGAGGCATCACTTCGAGAAGGGTTATAAATTGGGATAAGCAACGCTATGAATAAAACTCTAACCAACAAGGAAATAcccaaaacaaacatacagagaCTGCAGGTCCCTTCATACGCAGAACATGCTCTTGGTGAAGCGTGAAGCGGTTTGTTAAATGTTCACATTACTGGCGAGGTTCTGAGGTTTGATAAAAAGAGACAGCCCTCAAAAGCAGTTGATTGAAATGGCGTGTGCCTGGCTGACGGGAGCCAGAGCGGGACAAAGCCCTGCGAAAGCACGGCCACTCCAGCAATTATTCCTGCACGCTGAATTTGGATTAGTGCAATGGAAAGAAGCATATGTTTGGCCTGCGGCGACACTCCCCCCCGGCTGGCTTCAGAGaatgaggagagagagggaggcagaAACTAGAATATCAACTATTTGGAGGAAAAGGGCGAAACATAACACGGTTGAAACATAACACGGTTGTGGACTCTTTATTTTGGGGTGCACACGAATGTGTAAAGAACTCGGATGTACGATGTCAGGGCGTGTagttttattaagattttaatgACTGAAAAACTGAACTGTTGAGTTCCTAAGATACACGGTTAGCATAATCAAACGTTCAACCTTGTTCCGTTGTCAtagctatctttttttttttaatcttcgtTTGTTCTTTTATTTCCCCCTTAATTTTACTTACTTTTTCAATTcccaaagaaaatgtattttctatttacctatttatttatttttttcataaagtcCAGCAATTAAAAGTCTACGCGGATCTGAAGAATCTTGGAATATCAAGtaaaaagaagcacaaagtcaacTCAGTGAACGCAACCAATTTTTCTGTTCTATAAGTAGTGCTGTACACCCTTTGACAAACGTGTAAAATGTTAACAATCAAGCAGCTTAGcgctgagtgagtgtgtgtgtgtgtgtgtgtgtgtgagagagagagagagagagagagagagagattcataaACTTCAtaaatttattgtataatttacagtcatgccaataaaccaatttttaatttaatttaatttaatttaatttaatttaatttaatttaatttaatttaatttggggggggggggcttcagTCTATATCCAAACGCAAAATTTCTGCATTCATAAAATAGTCCACTTATTTAGaataatttgtttattcaaaGGCACTTAATGTTGTCTAATCGATTGCCTTATGTCTCAAGTAATCATTCATGATTTGATGAAGCTTCTGACCTCTTTTGACATTAGGGGGCCCGCTCTATTTAGTCAGGAGGGGTTGAGTTGAGTGGGTGATGAAGTTATGAGTCCAACACAATTAACCATTTTACGCTCCACTGAAAGCTTCATTGAAATAGAATCACTTCATTCGATTGGGGATGTGTGTCATTTGTCctgaacaatgttttttttcccttcctaCAACATTCCTAAGCGTCAGGGTTTAGATAAGCAGTCATTCTGCGTGAGGCAATATAGGCTATAAAAAcgtaataatacttataataaccgcaatcaaataaacattttccacGTTTGAGACATTAACGCCATTTGTTTCCATTTGATTCAACATTCatcaattttaacaattttatttatcgCTTTGCAACCTCcctttgattaatttttattaacataagGTAAACATATTACTGtagtttatttcttaaaatatgtcaatatatatttcagttcAACTTGTTTGCTCACAACAACAGAGGATATTATgatatttgaataaatgtttacTGATTGTGTTTCAAATCATGCTCTTAAGATCATTCTAAATTGCTtcgtacttttttattattatttatttatttatttattttttttttacgaagaTGCAGAGTACCAAACTAGCATTTGTATTGATCAGTATTACCCAAAACTTCTTTACGGGAGCTGACAAGTGCAAAGGTCAAAGGCCAAAATCTTTTCCAGTATCAATACTGCCAAACAAAATGTAAGCTGTGATAACtaaaaagttatcaataaatatGGCAAATTAAATCTAATCAAGGCTTTTCTGTAagttataaataaacaattacatcCATATTTAAAAAGTAGCCCAAGGTGAACTAAAGTAGGCTTATGAGATTTCCTGCTATGTGTATCATTATATGGAGCTCGTCGTATACCATTTAGCCTATAGATGTGAATTAAAGTTATTACCACGCTGTTTAATATTAGTAATTAAACTGTGGAacgtatatttttgaaaaatgtattgttattaagAACAACCTATTTCACACCAATACTGCAATAAGCAGTTATAATTATCATAGGATGCCCAGAAAAAGTTTTAGGTTTTAATTTAGAGGCTTTCGTTCCTATTGAgagaagttaaagtaaattagtcaatcaaaataaatcaacgATTTAAAGTGCGAAGCAAATCCAAACGCGCTTGCGTAATTGTGTCTCATACCCAAACCCACCTCCAAATCcaaactgtgtgtgtgcgtgtgtgagcgcGAGCgcgtgtgagaaagacagagagagagagagagagagagagagagagagtatgctATGTGTCTGAACATTTACTTtcgcttatgtgtgtgtgtgtgtgtgtgtgtgtgtgtgtgtgtgtgtgtgtgtgtgtgtgtgtgtatatatatatataatatatatatgtggttgtgtgtgtgtgtgtgtgtgtgtgtgtgtgtgtgtgtgtgtgtgtgtgtgtgtgtatatgtatattctgCAGATTGTGCGAAAATGTcttcagtaaaaataatattgatctgggggaaatgataaaacaaaacacaaattatgtCATTGATATTGTTGCAACTGATATAGATGCGGGAGGTTATGTAGGCTAGAGAAGTAACCGAAATCAGAGGGTATTGCCCTAAACTCCAAGGCTACTCtgagttttagatattttaattttgctgCATGGCATTATTCTGTTCAACTATttcaacttaaataaaaaataaataaataaataaaaattacatggtTTCTGTGTTCTGCGTATGTGAATACACGCGATATGTCTggtgtttttttatgaataaaagggCATAACGCTAACGCTAATGCTTGTGTGGTATATCCAAATGCTTTCactgcgttaaaaaaaaaaatgtaaataaataaataaatttaaaaaaaaatcgtttgGTCTCTAATATGTTTGATCAATCACATTATCGTTAATGACACATGCACATGAAGGAATTCCCAATTCCGATTAATACGTTTTAACATGATTGTGATTTCCCTTAAAATGACTATTTATGCGCTTTTTTCTGCGCCTGAACAGGAGGAGCAGTCGGGTATCCTTTCTGAGAGAGCTATTGTGCCCGAGGTTAGAATCCCACACACAATCTGAGAAGAAGCCTACAAAAACGGTCTTGACAGACAATGCCTCGCTTCACCTGCTGCTGCACTGTTCATTGCAATTATGCCAAGGACATGTACAGTTAGGCTCCGTTCATGTTATTTGAAAACAATTGCATCGAACAGACTAATCACAGAAAGAAAGGGGGgggaatattttaatttatttatttaataaatggcCACTACGGTGAAAATAGTGTGCAGACATCTCTTTGCATTGTCATGACAGACGTCTGCTGACTGCTGTACATGACCAGAATTCAGCAAATCCAGCAAGCTCCAATGGAGATTGATTTCCAGGCGCATGCTATCAATAAACAATCAAACTCTGTTTGAATCTGAGTtatgcaatgcaaaaaataacCATACGTGTTCCGGCATGACATTATCTGCAAGTGTACCCAATGATTAAACGAAATTGGAAGAGTAAAATTATGACATGCATGCTGCTTTTCGTTTTAACGCTAAAGTGCCATGCCCACCATTTCTTTCAAACGAACTGTAAACTGATTTCAGCGAACTATGGATCTGCATTTTAATGACATAAATATTTAGCATAGAGACAGTCTTTTAGAAGTAATGTGACGTCTACAAATAAAGGCATGAAAATGGCAACTGCACTAACCTTCAGCTGGAttctacatctgactgatttaaaGAGCGCTCTAGCTGCAGGGTTTAAACTACACACATTCACTTCAAACACGAAAGAGAATTCATTGTTTTCTGAGTCATTTGGCTTTGCAAAAAGCTCCCTGCCATATTTGAACGATCCTGTACTTCGAACTAATAGTTAAAAGCAagtttattagtattagtattattattatacttgagAGAAACAATGGGTTCAGCTGCTTATTGCATGGAGCAATCGTCAAGGGAGAGTTAAACTCAATTACAgtaactctgctgaataaaaagaGAGGGGGAGCGAACGAGCGAAAGAGGTACGTACGGATTGGTGGTGTGATTAGAGTTGGGAATGAATAAAAATCGACATGAAGCgtatcaaatgtttatttatttttaggttatttatttatttatttatttatttatttatttatttatttatttatttattttttattttttttattttttttttatttattttttattttttttatttttttttgtgacatgggAGCTATTGCCAGCACATGTTTATATCATACAGATAAAACAGCCTCCAATTCAGACAGTGGACACACAAGATATTAGATGGTcccaaatgtttaatttattataaaaaaaaaaaaaaggaggaagaaaaagaagaagaattcgTAAGACAATATCCATTTATTGCTTTTGTGGTGCTTTGAGGGAAGAACAAGAGGTGATTAGCACAACACATAAAAAGCTCGTATAAAAACAAGAAGATAGAAACACAAAACTAGCATCGTCTGGGTCTCTGCAATGACCTTTTTCGATCTAAAACTGAATGGCATAAGGATAATATATAGAGAAGttgatgtttatttcttttaaatttgttcACTTGCTTCAGTGTCGCCTCAACATGCTACAAGAGGGCTAAATTGAAATATCCCAGAGAAGAATACCCCAAACTTCTGTTTTCTAAAAACCATAAAATCACATGAAGAACTAAGCGAATATTAAAACCCACTAAAATAGGAGGCAccagataaataaaaaagaaatttgaaCAGACGTACCATATTTACAATTCCCATtaaattacacataaataaatatatacatacatgtacacaGATTCCCTCATATAACCGTGAATCGTGTTGAAATTCAAAGTTCAAGTTGGTCGCTTGGTCGAGTGAAAAGTCAGTTCTTGAAGTCATGGCATGGAGCTGTAGATTTCTTTCAAGTTCATTATTCacaatactgataaaaaaaaaaataataataataataaaaaaaatctttcagctTCTTGTTGTCACATGGCTACAATCGTAAATGATTGTACGATCATTTCATACAATCGATTACAATCGTACTGATTCGCTGATTTTTAGTCCGTTTAACTCATACAAAGGGAGTTCATGAAAAGTCCTGCTGTGGCAGATCTATAATCCTTTCATTGGCACActgctttattttgatttaaagaaaTGCCTTGTCCACGAATCCCAAAgtgaactgtttttattattattattattaaaaaaaaaaaaaaaaagttccaaaatgTCAGGATCTGGAGGTGCTGCGTTCAGTGTTTCATCTTGATCACTAGTGTTTGCTATATAGCCTATGTATTTTGTCATCAATTGGGATGTGGTAGCTGGACATCACTTTCTGTGCTTTTCGTCTTTGTCACCCGCCTTCGACCCCGTCTCATTGTGGCTGTTAGGATTGTTGTTCAGGTACATTTTGTCCATGGCTTTAATGGCCTCCGTCAGATAGTTCTGCAGCGCCGTGAGGGCCGCGCACATGGCCGGAGTCCCGAATCCGTGAGAAATAAGACTGAAGTGGGTCAAACAGCTCTGAATCCCAGGCTCAAGAATGGGCTGTGGACGTGAATTCCCCAAAGGTGAGCGGTCTTGAGAGAGCAGGTCCATGAACTCTTTGCAGATTTGTCTAGAAGGAGACACAATGCAGGATGTGTGTCAGGATGAAACTAATTACAGTTGAAGGTATTAAGTCAGAATTAAGACTGTGctttattaatacagtattaaGACTACGTGCTCCTTATGTGTCCCTTAATCAATGGCAGTGTCCATCAGAGCGATGGACATCTCAGTCTGAAAAGTGAGTCGCAGGCTAGATGTCAGTAATACGTCAAATGCATAGCCTACGTAAGAATTTAATTAGCCTTCACCTACAAGCTAGGCTCCATGACTTTTAATGAAGAGCGTCATCGCACTAttgctttttttatgattaatatatttttattcagagtggtgtttttttgtttgttttttttaattaattaattcatttttcaggaaatctaaaaatgaaattacGAGAAAATACTAAATCGTTACAGGTTGCGAATAATGCAAATATTGTATTTTACGAAACCACTTGTTTCCAAAATGCAGACATTGACTCCAGCCATATTTATTAAAAGCTATAGCCCAGATAGATATGGCACCTGTGTATCTAGCGGAAAGCAATTTTCAATATGGTGTTAAATAGCCTACAACATGCCAATTACcgagagagtaaaaaaaaaaaaatcctgtcataACCAGTGAAATGTGCGTTGACATCTAAATAGTTATAGCACTTACTTCGTTGCCaataacatgttttttctttGGACTTGTTCATTTGGGTCGGAATGCTGTCGGTTCACGTATTCAGCTGCCGCCTTGGCTGGAAACTCAGTCTCGCATACATAACCAAAATCTCTGGCCAGATGCACCGCTTCGCCTAGAAGAAAACGAGAGTCAGTGTGTGTAGCATGTTACTGCAATAAAATGTAGAGTAATCtacaatttaacatttttcataattgtcATCTAATTAATCTCCTCGACCACTGAGCAGGACATCGGTCTTTATAAATTCTGACATCGTTCAAGCATCAAAATGTGCCCTCCTTGTGAGATTAACAGAACACCAGATATAGAACACTAGAATATAAATGACACCTAGTCATTGATTCGTGATCCTTTTATCAATATTAGAAGGATTTTCTGtataaaacagctaaaaacaaGGGAGGTAAACCTCCTTATACTTTAGCCATGCATAGTTTACGCCGACTAGATATGTGTGTTTGCCTTTCTTCTTgttgttcttctttttcttctttctttctatctttctttcgtTGGTTTTAATTTCCTGAAACAGTTGGGTTTTTACTGCGAGCCTTCCTGTCATAAGCCTAGAATCCGGAAGAACGCATGCGCCAATTAGCATCAAAGCTCAACGCTACTAAACTGCTTTCCATAAAATGGAGTAGATCATAAACAATAACAGCACTTCAGAAAGCCAGTGTCCTCCGACTAAATCAGCGTCTGCTTGCGTGTCCACCACCCCACCCCCTCGCCCTTATCTCGCTGGAATCATACAATTCTTCAGGCTCATTACCATACAAGACTAAATTTCAATGAAGCACGATGAATATTACATTCAGTCTTCAGCGGCAATGATTAACAGGAACCAATGAACCGTCTCCAGCTTTCACCTTTAAAACCCATGGCACACCAAATACCACTGCACGGAATAATCACCTCCAACTTTGCAAGCAAAATGGATTTATTCAACAGCAATGGTATCTTCGCAGTGCAACATAATTaactaatttatattttgtaatagcCTTTCACCCTGAAGGTCAACTGCATCAAGCAGGCAAGAATAAAatccacacataataataataataataataataataataataataataataataataataataataatgacaacatgTATGGGATTCCTGtaatcacacaatttttttttccaaattgtaTCTCTGGAATCCGTTCTCTTTTCTTTTATCCTTCAGCTTTGTTGCTTGCAAGACAAACTCTAATGCAAATGCTGATTTAGAATGTCTCTCATGTAGCAGCAATAAACAcctgctttattaaaaaaatatatatttatcagcaAACTTACCTTCCACCAGTGACGTCAAGAGAGTAACATTGGCAGCTTTGCGTCTTCCTGCTGGTAGATTTAATCCGATTTTATCTAGTTTTTCTCTTAAAGATCTTCCGCCATTCTTAGATTTTGCCCTTTGaagtaaattacaaaaatgttattaaatgttattacacgtgttataattatgttataattatttatcttATTGCTATTCAAGATATTTGCTATACATTATAcatgttatatatttacatatcatttatattaaaataaataatatttataatagcctGGAGCACGCATAAccttgaataattaaaaaaaagaaaagaaaaaagaagaggaatCAGTCGTTTGTCCCCCAAGAGACCTGTTTAGTTTAGATAACAGCACTTCAAGTTACTTCTTATGCTAAAAGACTAAAGAAAGACCTCTactttttaagacattttgtttTAGGGGATGCCATGTAATGTTTCAAAAGTATaactctaaataaatatataaataaaacacatttttatttccccACTGTCATCACGTGAGAATGATGTACAGTAACTGCCACACTAAGGTTACAAGTGTCTATTAACTCTGTGCTGCATTAAGATATTACAGCATGTGCTCATTGCAGTTGGGTAGGCCACTActagtaagtatatatatatataatattcaggtTCAGAATTTTGCCTGTGttgatttatgatttttaataggCAGCAATTTCGCTGGGTTGTGGCGACGGAAAGCTTGATAATATAAAGGCTAATTACTGATATATGCAATAGATGTCCAGCTCACCTTCTCAAGACCCCGCCGAGCAGGGAAGCGTTTAGGCACTCAGGCGGAGAAAGCCGTCTCTGCACCTCCGCTACTGTGACTTTGTACTTTGACGTTGAGCTAAGAAGAGACAGACGACCCGGAACCGAACAGAATACTTCGTTTGGGTTTACCACACCCCCAAAAAGCCCGTCTTTATTTATTGGTATGGCAGAGACATTGCTGTTGTTCTTAGATATGGAAACAGGaccttgagaaaaaaaagaaagaaaaaaagaacatgttTAGGCCCCCCATTTCAGTCTACAGCACCAACCAAATGCGGAAAAAAGATGAATTGCTATGCAGCAGGCAGTTTTGAGTAAGATTAGACATATGCGTTTATATGCATATCATCTCGCACGCCTACGTGGAATCAAAGGCAACATGGTCTTATCAGAGAGGAAGGAAAATAGGTACCACAGCAATAGCTTTTCATTCAGCTCATGAATGTAACTGCTGCAATATGCCCCAAGTAATGAAGTGGCCCAGGcatcaaaatatttcatattgtcGCAATGGTGACTCAACACTAAGCTCGGAGAAAATGACAGTTCAACAAGCATGGCTTTGCCTCAAATTTTCCACTAACTGTTCAGTGTAGCTGTTATTTGTTGGAATTCATAAAACAGAAACTGATAAacggagagatagagagagagagagagagagagagaggcataaTCCACGGGAGCGTTTATAAACGTATtgcattttactattatttaaataataatagtaatactaataataataataataataataataacaagcctaatacatttttaatccaaTACTTCCGACAAATGAAACTGcgtattatttcttatatttctttttaatctcTAAACAGTCGGTAATAACCACACAAGCACATGAATGACACCCACAGATCCGAAATgcacacactcagactcacactCGAGCGCTTGCAAATAAGTGTTCAGGCCTAAATCCTGATGCAGCACCCATTGTTTCTTTATGTGCTAACTGGAAACATAAGCACAGGCATACTGGATAGATCACTAGTGACATTAATAGCTCAGGGGAGACTAATAGAGACAAGAGGAGTTTAAACGAACTCGTGAAATCGCAATTATTACGTGTATGTGCAACGTgtatttttatggatttatacaTGGTGCATCAAATTTACCGTcaaaacttttacattgttaaaacgAAGAAAATCAAATCTAACCACAGCGCACGTAAATATGAGAAAACAATTCGATCTCAAAACACTCATTCTTATACAGCCTTGACCATCTGCGATCCGAACGAAACAAAGAGACACGTAATTGcaaaataatgacttatactgaaATGTACACAGTAGGCAtatgtttaatttaacaaatgtgtttaataataaacTAAGTCTCTACGCGCGTTTCTCATATCATCTTtgaatgaaacattcagcatATTTCATTAAAGGCTACCATTTTAAATTTAGTCACAGACTAAGCTAAGTCAAGCACCATCATATTAACACACATACCTGTATAATACACGAACACTTGGTTAAAATGGTTTGCGCCTTATCGTCAGGCTATCTCAAGGCCTAAAAATTAACCTGATCTGTCTCACAGCAAGCACGGGTAGACTTTACGAGCGGAGAGCTGCTAGTGGAAGCACGTACGGTATTTGAGAGGAAATTGCTTACCTTTCTTGATTACAGTTTGGTCTGGGATGTGAATTCCTTGATCTTCAACATGCTGCAAAGATCAAAAAGCATATTAATAATGATCACAATGTTCAAAAACATCGTACTTTTTGCAAACGAAATTAAATGCAATCCAATGAGAAAATGCACAAAGGCTTTAAATAGTAGGCTATTTTTATGACTACGCACACTATAAACTGCATCTTTATAGAAGTAcatatatttgtcccatattaaTTACGTCTGTactatttaaagtatatatttaaaacaacaaaagcttgaattatgtttttatatcataaaatataatattagtaaatatatttatttgaattgtatCTACCCAGAAAATAAACAAGGGGAACCTATAAAGCATGCAGT
This sequence is a window from Cyprinus carpio isolate SPL01 chromosome A24, ASM1834038v1, whole genome shotgun sequence. Protein-coding genes within it:
- the LOC109064871 gene encoding transcription factor AP-2-alpha isoform X1, with protein sequence MRREVVLCFYCQKEDTRMSIMGKMGDWQDRHDGTSNGTARLPQLGSVGQSPYTSAPPLSHTPNSDFQPPYFPPPYQPIYPQSQDPYSHVNDPYSINSLHAQPQPQHPGWPGQRQSQESSLLHQHRGLPHQLCREYRREVLLPSGHGIETGLTDSIPIHGIPHSLEDVQHVEDQGIHIPDQTVIKKGPVSISKNNSNVSAIPINKDGLFGGVVNPNEVFCSVPGRLSLLSSTSKYKVTVAEVQRRLSPPECLNASLLGGVLRRAKSKNGGRSLREKLDKIGLNLPAGRRKAANVTLLTSLVEGEAVHLARDFGYVCETEFPAKAAAEYVNRQHSDPNEQVQRKNMLLATKQICKEFMDLLSQDRSPLGNSRPQPILEPGIQSCLTHFSLISHGFGTPAMCAALTALQNYLTEAIKAMDKMYLNNNPNSHNETGSKAGDKDEKHRK
- the LOC109064871 gene encoding transcription factor AP-2-alpha isoform X3, with product MKMLWKLTDNIKYEDCEDRHDGTSNGTARLPQLGSVGQSPYTSAPPLSHTPNSDFQPPYFPPPYQPIYPQSQDPYSHVNDPYSINSLHAQPQPQHPGWPGQRQSQESSLLHQHRGLPHQLCREYRREVLLPSGHGIETGLTDSIPIHGIPHSLEDVQHVEDQGIHIPDQTVIKKGPVSISKNNSNVSAIPINKDGLFGGVVNPNEVFCSVPGRLSLLSSTSKYKVTVAEVQRRLSPPECLNASLLGGVLRRAKSKNGGRSLREKLDKIGLNLPAGRRKAANVTLLTSLVEGEAVHLARDFGYVCETEFPAKAAAEYVNRQHSDPNEQVQRKNMLLATKQICKEFMDLLSQDRSPLGNSRPQPILEPGIQSCLTHFSLISHGFGTPAMCAALTALQNYLTEAIKAMDKMYLNNNPNSHNETGSKAGDKDEKHRK
- the LOC109064871 gene encoding transcription factor AP-2-alpha isoform X5, whose protein sequence is MEQEQTKTNVKNNEVDEHSLNSKNVPAQMPSAFAGFSPESEDRHDGTSNGTARLPQLGSVGQSPYTSAPPLSHTPNSDFQPPYFPPPYQPIYPQSQDPYSHVNDPYSINSLHAQPQPQHPGWPGQRQSQESSLLHQHRGLPHQLCREYRREVLLPSGHGIETGLTDSIPIHGIPHSLEDVQHVEDQGIHIPDQTVIKKGPVSISKNNSNVSAIPINKDGLFGGVVNPNEVFCSVPGRLSLLSSTSKYKVTVAEVQRRLSPPECLNASLLGGVLRRAKSKNGGRSLREKLDKIGLNLPAGRRKAANVTLLTSLVEGEAVHLARDFGYVCETEFPAKAAAEYVNRQHSDPNEQVQRKNMLLATKQICKEFMDLLSQDRSPLGNSRPQPILEPGIQSCLTHFSLISHGFGTPAMCAALTALQNYLTEAIKAMDKMYLNNNPNSHNETGSKAGDKDEKHRK
- the LOC109064871 gene encoding transcription factor AP-2-alpha isoform X4, coding for MLVHSFSAMDRHDGTSNGTARLPQLGSVGQSPYTSAPPLSHTPNSDFQPPYFPPPYQPIYPQSQDPYSHVNDPYSINSLHAQPQPQHPGWPGQRQSQESSLLHQHRGLPHQLCREYRREVLLPSGHGIETGLTDSIPIHGIPHSLEDVQHVEDQGIHIPDQTVIKKGPVSISKNNSNVSAIPINKDGLFGGVVNPNEVFCSVPGRLSLLSSTSKYKVTVAEVQRRLSPPECLNASLLGGVLRRAKSKNGGRSLREKLDKIGLNLPAGRRKAANVTLLTSLVEGEAVHLARDFGYVCETEFPAKAAAEYVNRQHSDPNEQVQRKNMLLATKQICKEFMDLLSQDRSPLGNSRPQPILEPGIQSCLTHFSLISHGFGTPAMCAALTALQNYLTEAIKAMDKMYLNNNPNSHNETGSKAGDKDEKHRK